From Entelurus aequoreus isolate RoL-2023_Sb linkage group LG22, RoL_Eaeq_v1.1, whole genome shotgun sequence, one genomic window encodes:
- the si:ch211-286b5.5 gene encoding guanine nucleotide-binding protein G(I)/G(S)/G(O) subunit gamma-10: MSNNNASNNFIIAQRTVKQLRFEASLRRIKVSQAAAELRNFCLQNASKDPLLVGVPSSDNPFRPPKSCSLF; encoded by the exons AACAACGCCAGCAACAACTTCATCATCGCCCAGAGGACCGTGAAGCAGCTCCGCTTCGAAGCCAGTCTTCGTCGGATCAAG GTGTCCCAAGCTGCTGCCGAGCTGAGAAACTTCTGTCTCCAAAATGCCTCCAAGGACCCACTCCTGGTCGGTGTCCCCTCCAGTGATAACCCCTTCAGACCCCCAAAGTCCTGCTCCTTGTTCTGA